The Strix uralensis isolate ZFMK-TIS-50842 chromosome 13, bStrUra1, whole genome shotgun sequence genome window below encodes:
- the CETN2 gene encoding centrin-2 codes for MASSFKKPSLGAASQRKKASPKLELTEEQKQEIREAFDLFDTDGTGSIDVKELKVAMRALGFEPKKEEIKKMIADIDKEGTGKISFHDFLVVMTQKMAEKDSKEEILKAFKLFDDDETGKISFKNLKRVAKELGENLTDEELQEMIDEADRDGDGEVNEQEFLRIMKKTSLY; via the exons ATG GCCTCCAGCTTTAAGAAGCCCTCGCTAGGAGCCGCGTCCCAGAGGAAGAAAGCGAGCCCCAAGCTGGAGCTCACTGAGGAGCAGAAGCAGGAGATCCGGGAGGCTTTCGACCTGTTTGACACAGACGGCACCGGGAGCATAGATGTTAAGGAGCTAAAG GTGGCCATGAGAGCACTAGGGTTTGAACCTAAAAAAGAAGAGATCAAGAAAATGATAGCAGATATTGATAAGGAAGGAACAGGAAAAATCAGCTTCCATGACTTCTTGGTAGTGATGACACAAAAAATG GCTGAAAAAGATTCCAAAGAGGAGATTCTCAAAGCTTTCAAACTCTTTGATGATGATGAAACTGgcaaaatctctttcaaaaacCTCAAACGTGTTGCCAAAGAACTGGGGGAAAATCTCACAGATGAAGAGCTGCAG GAAATGATCGATGAAGCAGATagagatggggatggggaagtGAATGAACAAGAATTCTTGCGGATCATGAAGAAGACCAGCCTTTactga
- the LOC141949398 gene encoding glutamine amidotransferase-like class 1 domain-containing protein 3, mitochondrial isoform X2, whose amino-acid sequence MRMRTFKAEVYAPDVDQMHVVDHVKGQPTQEKRNVLVESARIARGNIKDLAKLDVKGLDALIIPGGFGVAKNLSTWATQGKNCIISKEVEDVLKAFHAAKKPIGLCCISPVLAAKIFPGCELTVGHDTECEKWPYAKTAETMKELGCKHVNKHVTETHVDVKNKLVTTSAFMCNAPIHEIYDGIGKMVKEVVRLA is encoded by the exons gcagaggttTATGCTCCTGATGTTGACCAGATGCATGTGGTGGACCACGTGAAAGGACAGCCCACTCAGGAGAAGCGCAATGTGCTAGTTGAAAGCGCCAGAATAGCCAGAGGCAACATCAAGGATCTAGCTAAGCTGGATGTCAAGGGACTGGATGCCCTAATCATACCAG GTGGCTTTGGAGTGGCTAAAAACCTGAGTACTTGGGCTACCCAAGGCAAGAACTGCATCATCTCCAAAGAGGTGGAGGATGTCCTGAAGGCATTCCACGCTGCCAAAAAGCCCATTGGCCTGTGCTGCATTTCACCAGTGCTGGCAGCCAAAATCTTTCCGGGCTGCGAGCTGACCGTGGGTCATGACACAGAATGTGAGAA ATGGCCTTATGCAAAGACTGCTGAGACCATGAAGGAGCTTGGTTGCAAGCATGTGAACAAACACGTCACTGAAACTCATGTGGATGTGAAGAACAAGCTGGTAACCACCAGCGCCTTCATGTGCAATGCCCCCATTCATGAGATCTATGACGGCATTGGAAAAATGGTCAAAGAAGTGGTTAGACTTGCCTGA